One genomic segment of Burkholderiaceae bacterium includes these proteins:
- the hfq gene encoding RNA chaperone Hfq — protein sequence MSNKGQLLQDPFLNTLRREHIPVSIYLVNGIKLQGQVESFDQYVVLLRNTVTQMVYKHAISTIVPGRAVNFSTAAETAESEQ from the coding sequence GTGAGCAACAAAGGGCAACTCCTACAAGACCCGTTTTTGAACACTCTGCGCCGCGAGCACATCCCGGTGTCGATCTATCTGGTCAACGGCATCAAGCTGCAGGGGCAGGTCGAATCCTTCGACCAGTACGTCGTGCTGCTGCGCAACACGGTCACGCAAATGGTCTACAAGCACGCCATCTCGACCATCGTGCCGGGCCGCGCGGTCAATTTCAGCACCGCCGCCGAGACCGCCGAATCCGAGCAATAA
- the hflX gene encoding GTPase HflX, with the protein MGVDLGAPHFDRDLVELGLLAETAGMQPVARLTCKRPAPDAALFVGSGKADEIRLLAAAEGAQEVLFDQALSPVQQRNLERAIGLPVNDRTLLILEIFAQRARSHEGKLQVELARLQYLSTRLVRRWSHLERQQGGIGGRGGPGETQIELDRRMIGEAIKRTKERLIKVKRQRQTQRRQRERRQTFNISLVGYTNAGKSSLFNALVKARAYAADQLFATLDTTTRQLYLGEAAGSASLSDTVGFIRDLPHGLVEAFEATLQEAADADVLLHVVDAANPAFPEQMAEVQRVLHEIGAQDVPQLVVFNKLDALPPGQRPAALQDAMDVAGQPLARFFVSARTGEGLGPLREELARRVQAAVQARKTAPEGGAHAIGHNGWMNSREIDE; encoded by the coding sequence GTGGGCGTCGACCTGGGCGCGCCGCACTTCGACCGCGACCTCGTCGAGCTGGGCCTGCTGGCCGAGACCGCCGGCATGCAGCCGGTGGCGCGCCTGACCTGCAAGCGCCCCGCGCCCGACGCCGCCCTGTTCGTGGGCAGCGGCAAGGCCGACGAAATCCGCCTGCTGGCCGCCGCCGAAGGCGCGCAGGAGGTGCTGTTCGACCAGGCGCTCTCGCCCGTGCAGCAGCGCAACCTGGAGCGCGCCATCGGCCTGCCGGTCAACGACCGCACGCTGCTCATCCTCGAGATCTTCGCCCAGCGCGCGCGCAGCCACGAGGGCAAGCTGCAGGTGGAGCTGGCGCGCCTGCAATACCTCAGCACCCGCCTGGTGCGCCGCTGGTCGCACCTGGAGCGCCAGCAGGGCGGCATCGGCGGGCGCGGCGGCCCGGGTGAGACGCAGATCGAGCTGGACCGGCGCATGATCGGCGAGGCCATCAAGCGCACCAAGGAGCGCCTCATCAAGGTCAAGCGCCAGCGCCAGACCCAGCGGCGCCAGCGCGAGCGGCGCCAGACTTTCAACATCTCGCTGGTGGGCTACACCAACGCCGGCAAGTCCAGCCTGTTCAACGCCCTGGTCAAGGCGCGCGCCTACGCGGCCGACCAGCTGTTTGCCACGCTGGACACCACCACGCGCCAGCTCTACCTGGGCGAGGCGGCGGGCTCGGCCTCGCTGTCGGACACCGTGGGCTTCATCCGCGACCTGCCGCACGGCCTGGTCGAGGCCTTCGAGGCCACGCTGCAGGAGGCGGCCGATGCCGACGTGCTGCTGCACGTGGTGGACGCCGCCAACCCCGCCTTTCCCGAGCAGATGGCCGAGGTGCAGCGCGTGCTGCACGAAATCGGCGCCCAGGACGTACCGCAGTTGGTGGTGTTCAACAAGCTGGACGCGCTGCCACCCGGCCAGCGCCCCGCCGCGCTGCAGGACGCGATGGACGTCGCCGGCCAGCCGCTGGCGCGCTTTTTCGTCAGCGCCCGCACGGGCGAAGGCCTGGGGCCGCTGCGCGAGGAACTGGCGCGCCGCGTGCAGGCCGCGGTGCAGGCGCGCAAAACCGCACCCGAGGGCGGCGCACATGCGATTGGGCACAATGGATGGATGAACAGCCGAGAAATCGACGAATGA
- the hflK gene encoding FtsH protease activity modulator HflK — MKPRFNALRPAGWPGRIRGMFNLNDPQWGRGDGPANADEPARPDDRRASPTPPPPPPQPPRGNGSNQGPPDLDELWRDFNRKLGGLLGGRGGNGGGGGGNRRGGTGGGGDFQPDMKNAGLGIGVIAAIAVLIWLGSGFFIVQEGQQAVITQFGKYHSTVGAGFNWRLPWPFQRQETVRVTQIRSVDVGRDTVMKATGLRESAMLTRDENIVEIKFAVQYRLNDAREYLFESKNPDDAVVQVAESAVREVVGKMTMDNAMADERDQIAPRVRDHMQAILDRYKVGIEVVAINMQQGGVRPPEQVQAAFDDVLKATQERERVKNEAQAYANDVVPRAVGTAARLKEESMGYKARVVAQAQGDAQRFSSVLTEYRKAPQVTRERMYIDAMQQIYGGVNKILVDSRAGGNLLYLPLDKLMQAAGSPAPSAPASGSAPASGSAPAGTPAPATDSRSQDNGRSRDNARSRPADFR, encoded by the coding sequence ATGAAGCCACGTTTCAATGCCTTGCGTCCGGCGGGTTGGCCGGGCCGGATCCGGGGCATGTTCAACCTGAACGACCCGCAGTGGGGGCGCGGCGACGGGCCCGCCAACGCGGACGAACCTGCGCGCCCGGACGATCGGCGCGCCTCGCCCACCCCGCCGCCTCCGCCCCCGCAACCCCCGCGCGGCAACGGCTCCAACCAGGGTCCGCCCGACCTGGACGAGCTGTGGCGCGACTTCAACCGCAAGCTGGGCGGCCTGCTGGGCGGGCGTGGCGGCAATGGTGGCGGCGGCGGTGGCAATCGCCGTGGCGGCACGGGCGGCGGAGGCGACTTCCAGCCCGACATGAAAAACGCCGGGCTGGGCATCGGCGTGATTGCGGCCATCGCCGTGCTGATCTGGCTGGGCTCGGGCTTTTTCATCGTGCAGGAGGGCCAGCAGGCCGTCATCACGCAGTTCGGCAAGTACCACTCCACGGTGGGCGCGGGCTTCAACTGGCGCCTGCCCTGGCCGTTCCAGCGCCAGGAGACCGTGCGCGTGACGCAGATCCGCTCGGTCGACGTGGGGCGCGACACGGTGATGAAGGCCACCGGCCTGCGCGAGTCGGCCATGCTCACGCGCGACGAAAACATCGTCGAGATCAAGTTCGCCGTGCAGTACCGCCTGAACGACGCGCGCGAGTACCTGTTCGAAAGCAAGAACCCCGACGACGCCGTGGTGCAGGTGGCCGAAAGCGCCGTGCGCGAGGTGGTGGGCAAGATGACCATGGACAACGCCATGGCCGACGAGCGCGACCAGATCGCCCCGCGCGTGCGCGACCACATGCAGGCCATCCTGGACCGCTACAAGGTCGGCATCGAGGTGGTGGCCATCAACATGCAGCAGGGCGGCGTGCGTCCGCCCGAGCAGGTGCAGGCCGCGTTCGACGACGTGCTCAAGGCCACGCAGGAGCGCGAGCGCGTCAAGAACGAGGCGCAGGCCTACGCCAACGACGTGGTGCCGCGCGCCGTGGGTACCGCCGCGCGCCTGAAGGAAGAGTCCATGGGCTACAAGGCGCGCGTGGTGGCGCAGGCGCAGGGCGACGCGCAGCGCTTTTCGTCCGTGCTGACCGAGTACCGCAAGGCGCCGCAGGTCACGCGCGAGCGCATGTACATCGACGCGATGCAGCAGATCTACGGCGGCGTCAACAAGATCCTGGTGGACAGCCGCGCCGGCGGCAACCTGCTGTACCTGCCGCTGGACAAGCTGATGCAGGCCGCCGGCAGCCCCGCGCCCAGCGCGCCCGCCAGCGGCAGCGCGCCGGCGTCCGGCAGCGCGCCCGCCGGCACGCCGGCCCCCGCCACCGACTCCCGCAGCCAGGACAACGGCCGCAGCCGCGACAACGCGCGCAGCCGTCCGGCGGATTTCCGCTGA
- a CDS encoding protease modulator HflC, with product MNKIGFFGVALLIVLGLLGSMLFVVDQRQFGVVYQLGQIKDVITQPGLNFKWPAPFQNVSYIDKRLLTLDSMDTEPLLTAEKQRVVIDWYVRWRISDPQAYIRNVGLDESAGATQLNRVVRNAFQEEINRRTVGELIASQRDSLMSDVKREVTAAVKGAKPWGIDIVDVRITRADYVASITESVYRRMEAERQRVANELRSTGAAEGEQIRADADRQREVTVANAARDAEKVRGEGDAQANAIYGEAFGKDPQFAEFYRSLDAYKASIGKKGDLLVVDPASSDFFKALRQAPATAGAR from the coding sequence ATGAACAAGATCGGATTCTTCGGCGTTGCCCTTCTCATCGTCCTGGGCCTGCTCGGCTCCATGCTGTTCGTGGTCGACCAGCGCCAGTTCGGCGTGGTCTACCAGCTGGGCCAGATCAAGGACGTGATCACCCAGCCGGGCCTGAACTTCAAGTGGCCGGCGCCGTTCCAGAACGTCAGCTACATCGACAAGCGCCTGCTCACGCTCGACAGCATGGACACCGAGCCGCTGCTGACGGCCGAGAAGCAGCGCGTGGTCATCGACTGGTACGTGCGCTGGCGCATCTCCGACCCGCAGGCCTACATCCGCAACGTGGGGCTGGACGAAAGCGCCGGCGCCACGCAGCTCAACCGCGTGGTGCGCAACGCCTTCCAGGAAGAGATCAACCGCCGCACCGTGGGCGAGCTGATCGCCTCCCAGCGCGACAGCCTGATGAGCGACGTCAAGCGCGAGGTGACCGCCGCCGTCAAGGGCGCCAAGCCCTGGGGCATCGACATCGTCGACGTGCGCATCACGCGCGCCGACTACGTGGCCTCGATCACCGAGTCGGTCTACCGCCGCATGGAGGCCGAGCGCCAGCGCGTGGCCAACGAGCTGCGCTCCACCGGCGCGGCCGAGGGCGAGCAGATCCGCGCCGACGCCGACCGCCAGCGCGAGGTGACGGTGGCCAACGCCGCGCGCGACGCCGAGAAGGTGCGCGGCGAGGGCGACGCCCAGGCCAACGCCATCTACGGCGAGGCCTTCGGCAAGGACCCGCAGTTCGCCGAGTTCTACCGCAGCCTGGACGCCTACAAGGCCAGCATCGGCAAGAAGGGCGACCTGCTGGTGGTCGACCCGGCCTCGTCGGACTTCTTCAAGGCCCTGCGCCAGGCGCCGGCGACGGCGGGCGCGCGCTGA
- a CDS encoding DUF2065 domain-containing protein: protein MSGETLLTAVGLVFILEGLLPLVAPAAWRRAFTQLLQLHDGQIRFVGLLALLAGLLLLILNAD, encoded by the coding sequence ATGAGCGGCGAGACCCTGCTGACGGCCGTGGGCCTGGTCTTCATCCTCGAAGGCCTGCTGCCCCTGGTGGCGCCCGCCGCCTGGCGGCGCGCCTTCACGCAGCTGCTGCAGCTGCACGACGGGCAGATCCGCTTTGTCGGCCTGCTGGCGCTGCTGGCCGGCCTGCTGCTGCTGATCCTGAACGCCGATTGA
- a CDS encoding ATP phosphoribosyltransferase regulatory subunit gives MSAWLLPDHIADVLPSEARHIEELRRALLDTARGYGYELVIPPLIEHLESLLTGTGEALSLQTFKLVDQLSGRTLGLRADTTPQVARIDAHLLGRGAVTRLCYCGPVLHTRPERAHATREPLQLGAEIYGYAGREADLEVLRLALDCLGAASVQGLNVDLADARIVRALLAGVSDEAARADIHRALASKDASALAQASAGLAPAVRQSLLALVQLYGDATVLDEAEKILQPLPDVRAALSDLKWLAERLEGVRIGFDLADARGWGYYSGMRFSVYAKGAGDALLRGGRYDGVGAVFGHKRDRDRPAVGFSLDLKQLVRAVPPQPLRAAIRAPWGDAPGLAAAVAALRREGETVVRVLPGEDGELDEFHCDRELVPHGERWAVVSL, from the coding sequence ATGTCCGCCTGGCTCCTGCCGGATCACATTGCCGACGTTCTGCCCTCCGAGGCCCGGCACATCGAAGAACTCCGTCGCGCGCTGCTCGATACCGCGCGCGGCTATGGCTATGAGCTGGTGATCCCGCCGCTCATCGAGCACCTCGAATCCCTGCTCACCGGCACCGGCGAGGCGCTGAGCCTGCAGACCTTCAAGCTGGTCGACCAACTCTCGGGCCGCACCCTGGGCCTGCGCGCCGACACCACGCCGCAGGTGGCGCGCATCGACGCCCACCTGCTGGGGCGCGGCGCCGTCACCCGCCTGTGCTATTGCGGCCCGGTGCTGCACACTCGCCCCGAGCGGGCGCACGCCACGCGCGAGCCGCTGCAGCTGGGCGCCGAGATCTACGGCTACGCCGGCCGCGAGGCCGACCTGGAAGTGCTGCGCCTGGCGCTGGACTGCCTGGGCGCTGCGTCCGTCCAGGGCCTGAACGTGGACCTGGCCGACGCGCGCATCGTGCGCGCCCTGCTGGCCGGCGTGAGCGACGAGGCCGCGCGCGCCGACATCCACCGCGCGCTGGCCAGCAAGGACGCCAGCGCCCTGGCCCAGGCCAGCGCTGGCCTGGCGCCGGCGGTGCGCCAGAGCCTGCTGGCCCTGGTGCAGCTGTACGGCGACGCCACCGTGCTCGATGAGGCCGAAAAAATCCTGCAGCCCTTGCCCGACGTGCGCGCCGCGCTATCGGACTTGAAGTGGCTGGCGGAGCGCCTGGAGGGCGTGCGCATCGGCTTCGACCTGGCCGACGCGCGCGGCTGGGGCTACTACAGCGGCATGCGGTTCTCGGTCTACGCCAAAGGTGCGGGCGACGCGCTGCTGCGCGGCGGGCGCTACGACGGCGTGGGCGCGGTGTTCGGCCACAAGCGCGACCGCGACCGGCCCGCCGTGGGCTTCAGCCTGGACCTCAAGCAGCTGGTGCGCGCCGTGCCGCCGCAGCCGCTGCGCGCCGCCATCCGCGCGCCCTGGGGCGACGCGCCGGGCCTGGCCGCCGCCGTGGCCGCGCTGCGCCGCGAAGGCGAGACGGTGGTGCGCGTGCTGCCGGGCGAGGACGGCGAGCTGGACGAATTTCACTGCGACCGCGAGCTGGTGCCGCATGGCGAGCGCTGGGCCGTGGTGTCCCTGTAA
- a CDS encoding adenylosuccinate synthase, whose translation MSVTSGRNVVVVGTQWGDEGKGKLVDWLTESAQGVVRFQGGHNAGHTLVINGVKTALHLIPSGIMRPGVTCYIGNGVVLSVAKLIEEIENLEKAGVEVRSRLRISEACPLILPFHAALDVAREAFREQGGLEKIGTTGRGIGPAYEDKIARRALRVQDLRHPERFAQKLKVLLTLHNHVLTQLLNAPAVDYQTVYDEAMRHAEFIRPMIADVSRELNEANQRGANLLFEGAQGTLLDVDHGTYPYVTSSNCVAGNAAAGSGVGPGLLHYVLGITKAYCTRVGGGPFPTELDWKTPGTVGHHLSTVGAEMGVTTGRPRRCGWFDAALLKRSAQVNGLSGLCITKLDVLDGLQELKLCTGYELDGEHIDLLPLGADEIERCKPIYETMEGWSESTVGATDYEQLPVAARLYLQRIEHVTGVPIHLVSTSPDREHTIMVRHPFLAD comes from the coding sequence ATGAGCGTGACAAGCGGACGCAACGTGGTCGTGGTCGGCACCCAGTGGGGCGACGAGGGCAAGGGCAAGCTGGTGGACTGGCTGACCGAGAGCGCGCAGGGCGTGGTGCGCTTCCAGGGCGGGCACAACGCCGGCCACACCCTGGTTATCAACGGCGTCAAGACGGCGCTGCACCTGATCCCCAGCGGCATCATGCGCCCGGGCGTGACCTGCTACATCGGCAACGGCGTGGTGCTGTCGGTGGCCAAGCTGATCGAGGAAATCGAAAACCTTGAAAAGGCCGGCGTCGAGGTGCGCTCGCGCCTGCGCATCAGCGAGGCCTGCCCGCTGATCCTGCCCTTTCACGCCGCGCTGGACGTGGCGCGCGAGGCCTTCCGCGAGCAGGGCGGGCTGGAAAAAATCGGCACCACCGGCCGCGGCATCGGCCCGGCGTACGAGGACAAGATCGCTCGCCGCGCCCTGCGCGTGCAGGACTTACGCCACCCCGAGCGCTTTGCCCAAAAGCTGAAGGTGCTGCTCACCTTGCACAACCACGTGCTGACGCAGCTGCTGAACGCCCCGGCCGTCGACTACCAGACGGTGTACGACGAGGCCATGCGCCACGCCGAATTCATCCGCCCCATGATCGCCGACGTCTCGCGCGAGCTGAACGAGGCCAACCAGCGCGGCGCCAACCTGCTGTTCGAGGGCGCGCAGGGCACGCTGCTGGACGTCGACCACGGCACCTACCCCTACGTCACCTCCAGCAACTGCGTGGCCGGCAACGCCGCCGCCGGCTCGGGCGTCGGCCCCGGCCTGCTGCACTACGTGCTGGGCATCACCAAGGCCTACTGCACGCGCGTGGGCGGTGGGCCTTTCCCGACCGAGCTGGACTGGAAGACGCCCGGCACCGTCGGCCACCACCTGTCCACCGTCGGCGCCGAGATGGGCGTCACCACCGGGCGGCCGCGCCGCTGCGGCTGGTTCGACGCCGCGCTGCTCAAGCGCAGCGCCCAGGTCAACGGCCTGTCGGGCCTGTGCATCACCAAGCTGGACGTGCTGGACGGCCTGCAGGAGCTGAAGCTGTGCACCGGCTACGAGCTGGACGGCGAGCACATCGACCTGCTGCCGCTGGGCGCCGACGAGATCGAGCGCTGCAAGCCCATCTACGAAACCATGGAAGGCTGGAGCGAAAGCACCGTGGGCGCGACCGACTACGAGCAGCTGCCCGTGGCCGCGCGCCTGTACCTGCAGCGCATCGAGCACGTCACCGGCGTGCCGATCCACCTGGTGTCCACCAGCCCCGACCGCGAGCACACCATCATGGTGCGCCACCCCTTCCTGGCCGATTGA
- a CDS encoding phosphoribosyltransferase: MLTEDGKHLYVSYDEYHDLIEKLAIKVHQSGWRFDTILCLARGGMRPGDVLSRIFDVPLAIMSTSSYRAEEGTVQGHLDIAHYITTPQGQIAGKVLLVDDLADTGVTLNAVVERLRTNYQPITELRTAVLWTKGTSNFQADYSVEHLPTNPWIHQPFEGYDGMSPERLLAKWKV; the protein is encoded by the coding sequence ATGTTGACCGAAGACGGCAAGCACCTGTACGTGAGCTACGACGAATACCACGACCTGATCGAAAAGCTCGCGATCAAGGTGCACCAGTCGGGCTGGCGCTTCGACACCATCCTGTGCCTGGCGCGCGGCGGCATGCGCCCGGGCGACGTGCTCTCGCGCATCTTCGACGTGCCGCTGGCCATCATGTCCACCAGCTCGTACCGCGCCGAGGAAGGCACGGTGCAGGGCCACCTGGACATCGCCCACTACATCACCACGCCGCAGGGCCAGATCGCCGGCAAGGTGCTGCTGGTCGACGACCTGGCCGACACCGGCGTGACGCTGAACGCGGTGGTCGAGCGCCTGCGCACCAACTACCAGCCCATCACCGAGCTGCGCACCGCCGTCCTCTGGACCAAGGGCACGTCCAACTTCCAGGCCGACTACTCGGTTGAGCACCTGCCCACCAACCCCTGGATCCACCAGCCCTTCGAGGGCTACGACGGCATGTCGCCGGAGCGATTGCTGGCCAAGTGGAAGGTTTGA
- a CDS encoding PLP-dependent transferase: protein MTDPTTQLIHHPYQPPAGFDAPLPAVHKASTVFFPNVAAMRTRDWKDKSAYTYGLHGTPSTFTLEERIATLEHGQYCVLLPSGLAAVACASLALLKSGDEVLVPDNAYGPNKALTEGELAAWGITHQYYDPMSVADLAARINERTRLVWLEAAGSITLEFPDLIEQVRLCRARGVTCVLDNTWGAGLAFNPFDLDGQGLGVHVSVHALTKYPSGGGDVLMGSVSTRDEALHRRILLTHMRLGFGVSAGDTETLLRALPSIALRYHAQDQAARQLARWCAQQPAFAQVLHPALTGSPGHAHWQQVCGAADALGGGAAAGLFSVMVHERYSQAQVDAFCDGLRLFRLGYSWGGPISLVVPYDLAAIRAHGWPAHLARGTVVRFSTGLEAVADLQADLAQAMARALG, encoded by the coding sequence ATGACCGACCCGACCACCCAGCTGATCCACCACCCCTACCAGCCGCCCGCCGGCTTCGACGCACCGCTGCCGGCGGTGCACAAGGCCTCCACGGTCTTCTTTCCCAACGTCGCGGCCATGCGCACGCGCGACTGGAAGGACAAGAGCGCCTACACCTACGGCCTGCACGGCACGCCCAGTACCTTCACGCTCGAGGAGCGCATCGCCACGCTGGAGCACGGCCAATATTGCGTGCTGCTGCCCAGCGGCCTGGCGGCGGTGGCCTGCGCCTCGCTGGCGCTGCTCAAGTCCGGCGACGAGGTGCTGGTGCCCGACAACGCCTACGGCCCCAACAAGGCGCTGACCGAGGGCGAGCTGGCGGCCTGGGGCATCACGCACCAGTACTACGACCCCATGAGCGTGGCCGACCTGGCCGCGCGCATCAACGAGCGCACGCGCTTGGTGTGGCTGGAGGCCGCCGGCTCCATCACGCTGGAGTTTCCCGACCTGATCGAGCAGGTGCGCCTGTGCCGCGCGCGCGGCGTGACCTGCGTGCTGGACAACACCTGGGGCGCGGGCCTGGCTTTCAACCCGTTCGACCTGGACGGCCAGGGCCTGGGCGTTCACGTCTCGGTGCACGCCCTCACCAAATACCCCAGCGGCGGCGGCGACGTGCTGATGGGCAGCGTGAGCACGCGCGACGAGGCGCTGCACCGCCGCATCCTGCTGACGCACATGCGCCTGGGCTTCGGCGTCAGCGCCGGCGACACCGAGACGCTGCTGCGCGCGCTGCCCAGCATCGCCCTGCGCTACCACGCGCAGGACCAGGCGGCGCGCCAGCTGGCGCGCTGGTGCGCGCAGCAGCCGGCGTTTGCCCAGGTGCTGCACCCGGCGCTGACCGGCAGCCCCGGCCACGCCCACTGGCAGCAGGTGTGCGGCGCGGCCGACGCGCTCGGCGGCGGCGCCGCGGCCGGCCTGTTCAGCGTGATGGTGCATGAGCGCTACAGCCAGGCGCAGGTCGACGCCTTTTGCGACGGCCTGCGCCTGTTCAGGCTGGGCTACAGCTGGGGCGGGCCGATCAGCCTGGTCGTGCCCTACGACCTGGCCGCCATCCGCGCCCACGGCTGGCCGGCGCACCTGGCGCGTGGCACGGTGGTGCGCTTTTCCACCGGCCTGGAGGCGGTGGCCGACCTGCAGGCCGACTTGGCGCAGGCCATGGCGCGAGCCTTGGGCTGA
- a CDS encoding carboxymuconolactone decarboxylase family protein codes for MARMKMVDTDTVDPELKDVFEKMKQRGTVLNVWRMMAWSPALAKVWAPFARGLRNELSVPRRLRELLIVQIACRHESRYEYGHHAHMALAEGVTPAQLAALPHWRDGALFDADQSLVLQLADDLTHASGASAATMKALLERFGEKHLMELLATGAFYCGVARIVNSLDCELEPEAGAPHAFPPVA; via the coding sequence ATGGCACGCATGAAGATGGTCGATACAGATACCGTGGACCCGGAACTGAAGGACGTTTTCGAGAAGATGAAGCAGCGCGGCACGGTGCTGAACGTCTGGCGGATGATGGCTTGGTCCCCGGCGCTCGCCAAGGTATGGGCGCCATTCGCACGCGGCCTTCGCAACGAACTGTCAGTCCCGCGCAGGCTGCGCGAGCTGTTGATCGTGCAGATCGCCTGCCGACACGAATCCAGGTACGAATACGGCCACCACGCGCATATGGCACTGGCAGAAGGCGTCACGCCGGCACAGCTGGCCGCATTGCCGCATTGGCGCGATGGCGCACTGTTCGATGCCGACCAATCTCTGGTTCTGCAGCTCGCGGACGACCTGACACACGCCAGCGGCGCGAGCGCTGCGACCATGAAGGCCTTGCTGGAGCGCTTCGGAGAGAAGCACCTGATGGAGTTGCTCGCGACCGGTGCGTTCTATTGCGGCGTCGCACGCATTGTCAACTCTCTGGACTGCGAACTCGAGCCTGAAGCAGGCGCCCCCCACGCTTTCCCGCCGGTGGCCTGA